In Syngnathus acus chromosome 21, fSynAcu1.2, whole genome shotgun sequence, one genomic interval encodes:
- the caska gene encoding peripheral plasma membrane protein CASK isoform X16, protein MDISGIIARGPFSVVRRCINRETGQQFAVKIVDVAQFTSSPGLSTEDLKREASICHMLKHPHIVELLETYSSDGMLFMVFEFMDGADLCFEIVKRADAGFVYSEAVASHYMRQILEALRYCHDNNVIHRDVKPHCVLLASKENSAPVKLGGFGVAIQLGESGLVAGGRVGTPHFMAPEVVKREPYGKPVDVWGCGVILFILLSGCLPFYGTKERLFEAICKGKYKMNPRQWSQISESAKDLVRRMLMLDPAERITVYEALNHPWLKERDRYAYKIHLPETVEQLRKFNARRKLKGAVLAAVSSHKFNSYYGDPPEELHDFSEDPTSSGLLAAERAVSQVLDSLEEIHALTDCSEKDLDFLHSVFQDQHLHTLLDLYDKINTRSSPQIRNPSSDGVQRAKEVLEEIACYPENHDVKELRRILTQPHFMALLQAHDVVAHEVYSDEALRVTPPPTSPYLNGDSPESTNGDVDLENVTRVRLVQFQKNTDEPMGITLKMNDSNNCIVARIMHGGMIHRQGTLHVGDEIREINGISVANQTVEQLQKMLKEMRGSITFKIVPSYRTQGSSCEKESPTTSRQSPANGHSSINSSILDLPSTIQPKGRQIYVRAQFEYDPSKDELIPCKEAGIRFRVGDIIQIISKDDHNWWQGKLENTKNGTAGLIPSPELQEWRVACMAMEKTKQEQQASCTWFGKKKKQYKDKYLAKHNAVFDQLDLVTYEEVVKLPAFKRKTLVLLGAHGVGRRHIKNTLITKHPDRFAYPIPHTTRPPKKDEENGKNYYFVSHDQMMQDISNNEYLEYGSHEDAMYGTRLETIRKIHQQGLVAILDVEPQALKVLRTAEFAPYVVFIAAPTITPGIDEDESLQRLQKESEILQKTYMHYFDQTIINNEIDDTIGHLEEAVELVCNSSQWVPVSWVY, encoded by the exons ACTTGAAGAGGGAGGCCAGCATCTGCCACATGCTCAAACACCCACACATCGTGGAGCTGCTGGAGACCTACAGCTCCGACGGGATGCTCTTCATGGTCTTCGAATT CATGGATGGAGCAGACCTGTGCTTTGAGATCGTCAAGAGGGCAGACGCCGGCTTTGTCTACAGCGAAGCGGTGGCCAG TCACTACATGAGACAGATCCTGGAGGCGCTACGTTACTGCCATGACAACAACGTCATTCACAGAGATGTCAAG CCTCACTGTGTGCTGCTGGCATCTAAGGAGAATTCTGCTCCCGTCAAGTTAGGAGGCTTTGGAGTGGCAATCCAGCTGGGAGAGTCGGGGCTGGTGGCCGGAG GTCGGGTAGGAACACCCCACTTCATGGCACCCGAGGTGGTGAAGAGGGAGCCTTACGGAAAACCTGTGGATGTATGGGGCTGCGGCGTCAttctcttcatcctcctgTCAGGGTGTCTGCCCTTCTACGGCACCAAAGAGCGTCTCTTTGAAGCAATCTGCAAAGGGAAATACAAG ATGAACCCGCGGCAGTGGAGTCAAATCTCGGAGAGCGCTAAAGATCTGGTGAGGCGCATGCTGATGCTGGACCCCGCCGAGAGGATCACAGTTTATGAGGCCCTTAACCATCCTTGGCTCAAG GAGAGAGACCGCTATGCCTACAAGATCCACCTGCCAGAGACGGTGGAGCAGCTGAGGAAGTTCAACGCCAGGAGAAAGTTGAAG GGGGCGGTACTAGCGGCAGTGTCCAGTCACAAGTTTAATTCCTACTATGGAGACCCCCCTGAGGAACTCCACGACTTCTCGGAAGACCCCACCTCCTCAG GGCTGCTCGCGGCAGAAA GAGCTGTTTCTCAGGTGTTGGATAGTTTAGAGGAGATCCACGCCTTGACTGACTGCAGTGAGAAGGATCTCGACTTCCTGCACAGTGTTTTCCAGGACcaacatttacacacactGCTCGAC CTCTACGATAAGATCAACACCAGGTCGTCCCCGCAGATCAGGAACCCGTCCAGTGACGGCGTGCAGAGAGCCAAAGAG GTGCTGGAAGAGATCGCCTGCTACCCAGAGAACCACGACGTGAAAGAACTCAGACGGATACTGACGCAGCCGCATTTCATG GCGTTGCTGCAGGCCCACGATGTGGTGGCGCATGAGGTCTACAGCGATGAGGCGCTGAGGGTGACGCCACCGCCCACCTCGCCTTACCTGAATGGCGACTCACCCGAAAGCACCAACGGAGACGTGGACTTGGAGAACGTCACCAGGGTGCGCCTGGTGCAATTCCAGAAGAACACTGACGAGCCCATG GGCATCACACTGAAAATGAACGACTCCAACAACTGCATCGTGGCTCGCATCATGCATGGAGGCATGATCCACAGACAAG GCACGTTGCACGTTGGAGATGAGATCAGGGAGATCAATGGCATCAGCGTGGCCAACCAGACAGTCGAGCAGCTGCAGAAGATGCTG aagGAGATGCGAGGCAGCATCACATTTAAAATAGTGCCAAGCTACCGGACACAGGGCTCCTCCTGTGAG AAAGAGTCCCCTACCACGTCCAGGCAATCCCCTGCCAATGGCCACTCCAGCATTAACAGTTCTATCTTG GACCTGCCGTCCACCATCCAGCCCAAAGGTCGACAG ATCTACGTGCGGGCTCAGTTTGAGTACGACCCCTCCAAGGATGAGCTGATCCCCTGCAAGGAGGCCGGCATTCGCTTCCGCGTGGGCGACATCATCCAGATCATCTCCAAGGATGACCACAATTGGTGGCAAGGCAAGCTGGAGAACACCAAGAACGGCACGGCCGGCCTCATCCCATCGCCCGAGCTGCAGGAGTG GCGTGTGGCATGCATGGCCATGGAGAAGACCAAGCAGGAGCAACAGGCCAGTTGCACTTGGTttggcaagaagaagaagcagtaCAAAGACAAGTATTTGGCCAAGCACAACGCAG TGTTTGACCAATTAGATCTGGTCACCTATGAGGAAGTGGTCAAACTGCCCGCCTTCAAGAGGAAAACGCTCGTTTTGTTAG GCGCTCACGGCGTTGGCAGGAGACACATCAAGAACACACTCATCACCAAACACCCCGACAGATTTGCTTATCCCATCCCAC ACACGACAAGACCTCCCAAGAAGGATGAGGAGAACGGCAAGAACTACTACTTTGTGTCGCACGACCAGATGATGCAGGACATCAGCAACAACGAGTACTTGGAGTACGGCAGCCACGAGGACGCCATGTACGGCACGCGCCTTGAGACCATTCGCAAGATCCACCAGCAGGGACTGGTCGCCATCCTGGACGTCGAGCCACAG GCACTGAAAGTGCTTCGCACAGCCGAATTTGCCCCATACGTGGTCTTCATCGCAGCACCAACCATAACGCCGGGCATCGACGAG GACGAGTCTTTGCAGCGTCTTCAGAAGGAGTCTGAGATCCTGCAGAAGACGTACATGCACTATTTTGACCAGACCATCATTAACAACGAGATCGACGACACCATCGGCCACCTGGAGGAGGCCGTGGAGCTGGTGTGCAACAGCAGCCAGTGGGTGCCTGTCTCCTGGGTCTACTAA
- the caska gene encoding peripheral plasma membrane protein CASK isoform X18, whose product MDISGIIARGPFSVVRRCINRETGQQFAVKIVDVAQFTSSPGLSTEDLKREASICHMLKHPHIVELLETYSSDGMLFMVFEFMDGADLCFEIVKRADAGFVYSEAVASHYMRQILEALRYCHDNNVIHRDVKPHCVLLASKENSAPVKLGGFGVAIQLGESGLVAGGRVGTPHFMAPEVVKREPYGKPVDVWGCGVILFILLSGCLPFYGTKERLFEAICKGKYKMNPRQWSQISESAKDLVRRMLMLDPAERITVYEALNHPWLKERDRYAYKIHLPETVEQLRKFNARRKLKGAVLAAVSSHKFNSYYGDPPEELHDFSEDPTSSGLLAAERAVSQVLDSLEEIHALTDCSEKDLDFLHSVFQDQHLHTLLDLYDKINTRSSPQIRNPSSDGVQRAKEVLEEIACYPENHDVKELRRILTQPHFMALLQAHDVVAHEVYSDEALRVTPPPTSPYLNGDSPESTNGDVDLENVTRVRLVQFQKNTDEPMGITLKMNDSNNCIVARIMHGGMIHRQGTLHVGDEIREINGISVANQTVEQLQKMLKEMRGSITFKIVPSYRTQGSSCEKESPTTSRQSPANGHSSINSSILDLPSTIQPKGRQIYVRAQFEYDPSKDELIPCKEAGIRFRVGDIIQIISKDDHNWWQGKLENTKNGTAGLIPSPELQEWRVACMAMEKTKQEQQASCTWFGKKKKQYKDKYLAKHNADLVTYEEVVKLPAFKRKTLVLLGAHGVGRRHIKNTLITKHPDRFAYPIPHTTRPPKKDEENGKNYYFVSHDQMMQDISNNEYLEYGSHEDAMYGTRLETIRKIHQQGLVAILDVEPQALKVLRTAEFAPYVVFIAAPTITPGIDEDESLQRLQKESEILQKTYMHYFDQTIINNEIDDTIGHLEEAVELVCNSSQWVPVSWVY is encoded by the exons ACTTGAAGAGGGAGGCCAGCATCTGCCACATGCTCAAACACCCACACATCGTGGAGCTGCTGGAGACCTACAGCTCCGACGGGATGCTCTTCATGGTCTTCGAATT CATGGATGGAGCAGACCTGTGCTTTGAGATCGTCAAGAGGGCAGACGCCGGCTTTGTCTACAGCGAAGCGGTGGCCAG TCACTACATGAGACAGATCCTGGAGGCGCTACGTTACTGCCATGACAACAACGTCATTCACAGAGATGTCAAG CCTCACTGTGTGCTGCTGGCATCTAAGGAGAATTCTGCTCCCGTCAAGTTAGGAGGCTTTGGAGTGGCAATCCAGCTGGGAGAGTCGGGGCTGGTGGCCGGAG GTCGGGTAGGAACACCCCACTTCATGGCACCCGAGGTGGTGAAGAGGGAGCCTTACGGAAAACCTGTGGATGTATGGGGCTGCGGCGTCAttctcttcatcctcctgTCAGGGTGTCTGCCCTTCTACGGCACCAAAGAGCGTCTCTTTGAAGCAATCTGCAAAGGGAAATACAAG ATGAACCCGCGGCAGTGGAGTCAAATCTCGGAGAGCGCTAAAGATCTGGTGAGGCGCATGCTGATGCTGGACCCCGCCGAGAGGATCACAGTTTATGAGGCCCTTAACCATCCTTGGCTCAAG GAGAGAGACCGCTATGCCTACAAGATCCACCTGCCAGAGACGGTGGAGCAGCTGAGGAAGTTCAACGCCAGGAGAAAGTTGAAG GGGGCGGTACTAGCGGCAGTGTCCAGTCACAAGTTTAATTCCTACTATGGAGACCCCCCTGAGGAACTCCACGACTTCTCGGAAGACCCCACCTCCTCAG GGCTGCTCGCGGCAGAAA GAGCTGTTTCTCAGGTGTTGGATAGTTTAGAGGAGATCCACGCCTTGACTGACTGCAGTGAGAAGGATCTCGACTTCCTGCACAGTGTTTTCCAGGACcaacatttacacacactGCTCGAC CTCTACGATAAGATCAACACCAGGTCGTCCCCGCAGATCAGGAACCCGTCCAGTGACGGCGTGCAGAGAGCCAAAGAG GTGCTGGAAGAGATCGCCTGCTACCCAGAGAACCACGACGTGAAAGAACTCAGACGGATACTGACGCAGCCGCATTTCATG GCGTTGCTGCAGGCCCACGATGTGGTGGCGCATGAGGTCTACAGCGATGAGGCGCTGAGGGTGACGCCACCGCCCACCTCGCCTTACCTGAATGGCGACTCACCCGAAAGCACCAACGGAGACGTGGACTTGGAGAACGTCACCAGGGTGCGCCTGGTGCAATTCCAGAAGAACACTGACGAGCCCATG GGCATCACACTGAAAATGAACGACTCCAACAACTGCATCGTGGCTCGCATCATGCATGGAGGCATGATCCACAGACAAG GCACGTTGCACGTTGGAGATGAGATCAGGGAGATCAATGGCATCAGCGTGGCCAACCAGACAGTCGAGCAGCTGCAGAAGATGCTG aagGAGATGCGAGGCAGCATCACATTTAAAATAGTGCCAAGCTACCGGACACAGGGCTCCTCCTGTGAG AAAGAGTCCCCTACCACGTCCAGGCAATCCCCTGCCAATGGCCACTCCAGCATTAACAGTTCTATCTTG GACCTGCCGTCCACCATCCAGCCCAAAGGTCGACAG ATCTACGTGCGGGCTCAGTTTGAGTACGACCCCTCCAAGGATGAGCTGATCCCCTGCAAGGAGGCCGGCATTCGCTTCCGCGTGGGCGACATCATCCAGATCATCTCCAAGGATGACCACAATTGGTGGCAAGGCAAGCTGGAGAACACCAAGAACGGCACGGCCGGCCTCATCCCATCGCCCGAGCTGCAGGAGTG GCGTGTGGCATGCATGGCCATGGAGAAGACCAAGCAGGAGCAACAGGCCAGTTGCACTTGGTttggcaagaagaagaagcagtaCAAAGACAAGTATTTGGCCAAGCACAACGCAG ATCTGGTCACCTATGAGGAAGTGGTCAAACTGCCCGCCTTCAAGAGGAAAACGCTCGTTTTGTTAG GCGCTCACGGCGTTGGCAGGAGACACATCAAGAACACACTCATCACCAAACACCCCGACAGATTTGCTTATCCCATCCCAC ACACGACAAGACCTCCCAAGAAGGATGAGGAGAACGGCAAGAACTACTACTTTGTGTCGCACGACCAGATGATGCAGGACATCAGCAACAACGAGTACTTGGAGTACGGCAGCCACGAGGACGCCATGTACGGCACGCGCCTTGAGACCATTCGCAAGATCCACCAGCAGGGACTGGTCGCCATCCTGGACGTCGAGCCACAG GCACTGAAAGTGCTTCGCACAGCCGAATTTGCCCCATACGTGGTCTTCATCGCAGCACCAACCATAACGCCGGGCATCGACGAG GACGAGTCTTTGCAGCGTCTTCAGAAGGAGTCTGAGATCCTGCAGAAGACGTACATGCACTATTTTGACCAGACCATCATTAACAACGAGATCGACGACACCATCGGCCACCTGGAGGAGGCCGTGGAGCTGGTGTGCAACAGCAGCCAGTGGGTGCCTGTCTCCTGGGTCTACTAA
- the caska gene encoding peripheral plasma membrane protein CASK isoform X23, giving the protein MADDDILFEDVYELCEVIGKGPFSVVRRCINRETGQQFAVKIVDVAQFTSSPGLSTEDLKREASICHMLKHPHIVELLETYSSDGMLFMVFEFMDGADLCFEIVKRADAGFVYSEAVASHYMRQILEALRYCHDNNVIHRDVKPHCVLLASKENSAPVKLGGFGVAIQLGESGLVAGGRVGTPHFMAPEVVKREPYGKPVDVWGCGVILFILLSGCLPFYGTKERLFEAICKGKYKMNPRQWSQISESAKDLVRRMLMLDPAERITVYEALNHPWLKERDRYAYKIHLPETVEQLRKFNARRKLKGAVLAAVSSHKFNSYYGDPPEELHDFSEDPTSSGLLAAERAVSQVLDSLEEIHALTDCSEKDLDFLHSVFQDQHLHTLLDLYDKINTRSSPQIRNPSSDGVQRAKEVLEEIACYPENHDVKELRRILTQPHFMALLQAHDVVAHEVYSDEALRVTPPPTSPYLNGDSPESTNGDVDLENVTRVRLVQFQKNTDEPMGITLKMNDSNNCIVARIMHGGMIHRQGTLHVGDEIREINGISVANQTVEQLQKMLKEMRGSITFKIVPSYRTQGSSCEKESPTTSRQSPANGHSSINSSILDLPSTIQPKGRQIYVRAQFEYDPSKDELIPCKEAGIRFRVGDIIQIISKDDHNWWQGKLENTKNGTAGLIPSPELQEWRVACMAMEKTKQEQQASCTWFGKKKKQYKDKYLAKHNAVFDQLDLVTYEEVVKLPAFKRKTLVLLGAHGVGRRHIKNTLITKHPDRFAYPIPHTTRPPKKDEENGKNYYFVSHDQMMQDISNNEYLEYGSHEDAMYGTRLETIRKIHQQGLVAILDVEPQALKVLRTAEFAPYVVFIAAPTITPGIDEDESLQRLQKESEILQKTYMHYFDQTIINNEIDDTIGHLEEAVELVCNSSQWVPVSWVY; this is encoded by the exons ACTTGAAGAGGGAGGCCAGCATCTGCCACATGCTCAAACACCCACACATCGTGGAGCTGCTGGAGACCTACAGCTCCGACGGGATGCTCTTCATGGTCTTCGAATT CATGGATGGAGCAGACCTGTGCTTTGAGATCGTCAAGAGGGCAGACGCCGGCTTTGTCTACAGCGAAGCGGTGGCCAG TCACTACATGAGACAGATCCTGGAGGCGCTACGTTACTGCCATGACAACAACGTCATTCACAGAGATGTCAAG CCTCACTGTGTGCTGCTGGCATCTAAGGAGAATTCTGCTCCCGTCAAGTTAGGAGGCTTTGGAGTGGCAATCCAGCTGGGAGAGTCGGGGCTGGTGGCCGGAG GTCGGGTAGGAACACCCCACTTCATGGCACCCGAGGTGGTGAAGAGGGAGCCTTACGGAAAACCTGTGGATGTATGGGGCTGCGGCGTCAttctcttcatcctcctgTCAGGGTGTCTGCCCTTCTACGGCACCAAAGAGCGTCTCTTTGAAGCAATCTGCAAAGGGAAATACAAG ATGAACCCGCGGCAGTGGAGTCAAATCTCGGAGAGCGCTAAAGATCTGGTGAGGCGCATGCTGATGCTGGACCCCGCCGAGAGGATCACAGTTTATGAGGCCCTTAACCATCCTTGGCTCAAG GAGAGAGACCGCTATGCCTACAAGATCCACCTGCCAGAGACGGTGGAGCAGCTGAGGAAGTTCAACGCCAGGAGAAAGTTGAAG GGGGCGGTACTAGCGGCAGTGTCCAGTCACAAGTTTAATTCCTACTATGGAGACCCCCCTGAGGAACTCCACGACTTCTCGGAAGACCCCACCTCCTCAG GGCTGCTCGCGGCAGAAA GAGCTGTTTCTCAGGTGTTGGATAGTTTAGAGGAGATCCACGCCTTGACTGACTGCAGTGAGAAGGATCTCGACTTCCTGCACAGTGTTTTCCAGGACcaacatttacacacactGCTCGAC CTCTACGATAAGATCAACACCAGGTCGTCCCCGCAGATCAGGAACCCGTCCAGTGACGGCGTGCAGAGAGCCAAAGAG GTGCTGGAAGAGATCGCCTGCTACCCAGAGAACCACGACGTGAAAGAACTCAGACGGATACTGACGCAGCCGCATTTCATG GCGTTGCTGCAGGCCCACGATGTGGTGGCGCATGAGGTCTACAGCGATGAGGCGCTGAGGGTGACGCCACCGCCCACCTCGCCTTACCTGAATGGCGACTCACCCGAAAGCACCAACGGAGACGTGGACTTGGAGAACGTCACCAGGGTGCGCCTGGTGCAATTCCAGAAGAACACTGACGAGCCCATG GGCATCACACTGAAAATGAACGACTCCAACAACTGCATCGTGGCTCGCATCATGCATGGAGGCATGATCCACAGACAAG GCACGTTGCACGTTGGAGATGAGATCAGGGAGATCAATGGCATCAGCGTGGCCAACCAGACAGTCGAGCAGCTGCAGAAGATGCTG aagGAGATGCGAGGCAGCATCACATTTAAAATAGTGCCAAGCTACCGGACACAGGGCTCCTCCTGTGAG AAAGAGTCCCCTACCACGTCCAGGCAATCCCCTGCCAATGGCCACTCCAGCATTAACAGTTCTATCTTG GACCTGCCGTCCACCATCCAGCCCAAAGGTCGACAG ATCTACGTGCGGGCTCAGTTTGAGTACGACCCCTCCAAGGATGAGCTGATCCCCTGCAAGGAGGCCGGCATTCGCTTCCGCGTGGGCGACATCATCCAGATCATCTCCAAGGATGACCACAATTGGTGGCAAGGCAAGCTGGAGAACACCAAGAACGGCACGGCCGGCCTCATCCCATCGCCCGAGCTGCAGGAGTG GCGTGTGGCATGCATGGCCATGGAGAAGACCAAGCAGGAGCAACAGGCCAGTTGCACTTGGTttggcaagaagaagaagcagtaCAAAGACAAGTATTTGGCCAAGCACAACGCAG TGTTTGACCAATTAGATCTGGTCACCTATGAGGAAGTGGTCAAACTGCCCGCCTTCAAGAGGAAAACGCTCGTTTTGTTAG GCGCTCACGGCGTTGGCAGGAGACACATCAAGAACACACTCATCACCAAACACCCCGACAGATTTGCTTATCCCATCCCAC ACACGACAAGACCTCCCAAGAAGGATGAGGAGAACGGCAAGAACTACTACTTTGTGTCGCACGACCAGATGATGCAGGACATCAGCAACAACGAGTACTTGGAGTACGGCAGCCACGAGGACGCCATGTACGGCACGCGCCTTGAGACCATTCGCAAGATCCACCAGCAGGGACTGGTCGCCATCCTGGACGTCGAGCCACAG GCACTGAAAGTGCTTCGCACAGCCGAATTTGCCCCATACGTGGTCTTCATCGCAGCACCAACCATAACGCCGGGCATCGACGAG GACGAGTCTTTGCAGCGTCTTCAGAAGGAGTCTGAGATCCTGCAGAAGACGTACATGCACTATTTTGACCAGACCATCATTAACAACGAGATCGACGACACCATCGGCCACCTGGAGGAGGCCGTGGAGCTGGTGTGCAACAGCAGCCAGTGGGTGCCTGTCTCCTGGGTCTACTAA
- the caska gene encoding peripheral plasma membrane protein CASK isoform X15, which produces MADDDILFEDVYELCEVIGKGPFSVVRRCINRETGQQFAVKIVDVAQFTSSPGLSTEDLKREASICHMLKHPHIVELLETYSSDGMLFMVFEFMDGADLCFEIVKRADAGFVYSEAVASHYMRQILEALRYCHDNNVIHRDVKPHCVLLASKENSAPVKLGGFGVAIQLGESGLVAGGRVGTPHFMAPEVVKREPYGKPVDVWGCGVILFILLSGCLPFYGTKERLFEAICKGKYKSYNISTQMNPRQWSQISESAKDLVRRMLMLDPAERITVYEALNHPWLKERDRYAYKIHLPETVEQLRKFNARRKLKGAVLAAVSSHKFNSYYGDPPEELHDFSEDPTSSGLLAAERAVSQVLDSLEEIHALTDCSEKDLDFLHSVFQDQHLHTLLDLYDKINTRSSPQIRNPSSDGVQRAKETSSSHQEDGEALKHLEYVLEEIACYPENHDVKELRRILTQPHFMALLQAHDVVAHEVYSDEALRVTPPPTSPYLNGDSPESTNGDVDLENVTRVRLVQFQKNTDEPMGITLKMNDSNNCIVARIMHGGMIHRQGTLHVGDEIREINGISVANQTVEQLQKMLKEMRGSITFKIVPSYRTQGSSCEKESPTTSRQSPANGHSSINSSILDLPSTIQPKGRQIVPRPPIKDVMSVKIYVRAQFEYDPSKDELIPCKEAGIRFRVGDIIQIISKDDHNWWQGKLENTKNGTAGLIPSPELQEWRVACMAMEKTKQEQQASCTWFGKKKKQYKDKYLAKHNAVFDQLDLVTYEEVVKLPAFKRKTLVLLGAHGVGRRHIKNTLITKHPDRFAYPIPHTTRPPKKDEENGKNYYFVSHDQMMQDISNNEYLEYGSHEDAMYGTRLETIRKIHQQGLVAILDVEPQALKVLRTAEFAPYVVFIAAPTITPGIDETPRWCRTLPDESLQRLQKESEILQKTYMHYFDQTIINNEIDDTIGHLEEAVELVCNSSQWVPVSWVY; this is translated from the exons ACTTGAAGAGGGAGGCCAGCATCTGCCACATGCTCAAACACCCACACATCGTGGAGCTGCTGGAGACCTACAGCTCCGACGGGATGCTCTTCATGGTCTTCGAATT CATGGATGGAGCAGACCTGTGCTTTGAGATCGTCAAGAGGGCAGACGCCGGCTTTGTCTACAGCGAAGCGGTGGCCAG TCACTACATGAGACAGATCCTGGAGGCGCTACGTTACTGCCATGACAACAACGTCATTCACAGAGATGTCAAG CCTCACTGTGTGCTGCTGGCATCTAAGGAGAATTCTGCTCCCGTCAAGTTAGGAGGCTTTGGAGTGGCAATCCAGCTGGGAGAGTCGGGGCTGGTGGCCGGAG GTCGGGTAGGAACACCCCACTTCATGGCACCCGAGGTGGTGAAGAGGGAGCCTTACGGAAAACCTGTGGATGTATGGGGCTGCGGCGTCAttctcttcatcctcctgTCAGGGTGTCTGCCCTTCTACGGCACCAAAGAGCGTCTCTTTGAAGCAATCTGCAAAGGGAAATACAAG TCCTACAACATTTCAACACAGATGAACCCGCGGCAGTGGAGTCAAATCTCGGAGAGCGCTAAAGATCTGGTGAGGCGCATGCTGATGCTGGACCCCGCCGAGAGGATCACAGTTTATGAGGCCCTTAACCATCCTTGGCTCAAG GAGAGAGACCGCTATGCCTACAAGATCCACCTGCCAGAGACGGTGGAGCAGCTGAGGAAGTTCAACGCCAGGAGAAAGTTGAAG GGGGCGGTACTAGCGGCAGTGTCCAGTCACAAGTTTAATTCCTACTATGGAGACCCCCCTGAGGAACTCCACGACTTCTCGGAAGACCCCACCTCCTCAG GGCTGCTCGCGGCAGAAA GAGCTGTTTCTCAGGTGTTGGATAGTTTAGAGGAGATCCACGCCTTGACTGACTGCAGTGAGAAGGATCTCGACTTCCTGCACAGTGTTTTCCAGGACcaacatttacacacactGCTCGAC CTCTACGATAAGATCAACACCAGGTCGTCCCCGCAGATCAGGAACCCGTCCAGTGACGGCGTGCAGAGAGCCAAAGAG ACATCCTCCTCACACCAGGAAGACGGTGAAGCTTTGAAACATCTGGAATAT GTGCTGGAAGAGATCGCCTGCTACCCAGAGAACCACGACGTGAAAGAACTCAGACGGATACTGACGCAGCCGCATTTCATG GCGTTGCTGCAGGCCCACGATGTGGTGGCGCATGAGGTCTACAGCGATGAGGCGCTGAGGGTGACGCCACCGCCCACCTCGCCTTACCTGAATGGCGACTCACCCGAAAGCACCAACGGAGACGTGGACTTGGAGAACGTCACCAGGGTGCGCCTGGTGCAATTCCAGAAGAACACTGACGAGCCCATG GGCATCACACTGAAAATGAACGACTCCAACAACTGCATCGTGGCTCGCATCATGCATGGAGGCATGATCCACAGACAAG GCACGTTGCACGTTGGAGATGAGATCAGGGAGATCAATGGCATCAGCGTGGCCAACCAGACAGTCGAGCAGCTGCAGAAGATGCTG aagGAGATGCGAGGCAGCATCACATTTAAAATAGTGCCAAGCTACCGGACACAGGGCTCCTCCTGTGAG AAAGAGTCCCCTACCACGTCCAGGCAATCCCCTGCCAATGGCCACTCCAGCATTAACAGTTCTATCTTG GACCTGCCGTCCACCATCCAGCCCAAAGGTCGACAG ATTGTACCTAGACCTCCAATCAAGGACGTAATGTCTGTCAAG ATCTACGTGCGGGCTCAGTTTGAGTACGACCCCTCCAAGGATGAGCTGATCCCCTGCAAGGAGGCCGGCATTCGCTTCCGCGTGGGCGACATCATCCAGATCATCTCCAAGGATGACCACAATTGGTGGCAAGGCAAGCTGGAGAACACCAAGAACGGCACGGCCGGCCTCATCCCATCGCCCGAGCTGCAGGAGTG GCGTGTGGCATGCATGGCCATGGAGAAGACCAAGCAGGAGCAACAGGCCAGTTGCACTTGGTttggcaagaagaagaagcagtaCAAAGACAAGTATTTGGCCAAGCACAACGCAG TGTTTGACCAATTAGATCTGGTCACCTATGAGGAAGTGGTCAAACTGCCCGCCTTCAAGAGGAAAACGCTCGTTTTGTTAG GCGCTCACGGCGTTGGCAGGAGACACATCAAGAACACACTCATCACCAAACACCCCGACAGATTTGCTTATCCCATCCCAC ACACGACAAGACCTCCCAAGAAGGATGAGGAGAACGGCAAGAACTACTACTTTGTGTCGCACGACCAGATGATGCAGGACATCAGCAACAACGAGTACTTGGAGTACGGCAGCCACGAGGACGCCATGTACGGCACGCGCCTTGAGACCATTCGCAAGATCCACCAGCAGGGACTGGTCGCCATCCTGGACGTCGAGCCACAG GCACTGAAAGTGCTTCGCACAGCCGAATTTGCCCCATACGTGGTCTTCATCGCAGCACCAACCATAACGCCGGGCATCGACGAG ACGCCCAGGTGGTGTCGCACGCTTCCA GACGAGTCTTTGCAGCGTCTTCAGAAGGAGTCTGAGATCCTGCAGAAGACGTACATGCACTATTTTGACCAGACCATCATTAACAACGAGATCGACGACACCATCGGCCACCTGGAGGAGGCCGTGGAGCTGGTGTGCAACAGCAGCCAGTGGGTGCCTGTCTCCTGGGTCTACTAA